A genome region from Hyalangium gracile includes the following:
- a CDS encoding M56 family metallopeptidase has protein sequence MGTHGLMDLGWGLSLMEGLWRASWQGALCAALVWALTRAVPRMPPSLRAGLWWLVSLKFVLSLGVLSPVALPLLPAPAPAPLEVGAAPLPEGEPVSWVSLGGASASAPRERPVPWRQVGMAALLAVWGMGIAWQLRGHVRAWASVRRLRLRALPLRDEELEDVVRELSLEAGLRRVPRLLVSSEVASPLATGLLSPVVVLPARAVQRLDADALRMALAHELAHFQRRDLWLGWVPAVAETLLFFHPLVRKAAREYALAREEACDAEALRLTGAEPGDYGQLLLAFGVTRSHGTAAALGASAHLHALHRRLTMLEHVDVSTPRGRAPLRAALLVLGAAVLVPFQVVAREPPASPPAPTVPAVPAVPKVAATPKVAAVPATPPAPASVGAKVSPPPPVAPRVAAPPAPPAPVVAPLAPVAPVPPATPMLAMSDDDDDDHDDDVDGYVLVSGDHVMMSGSTSDLRRARSMRTGGKDVLFIRRGDKAYLIRDPKMLEQVRATFEPQTKLGQQQAELGKKQAELGAKQAEFGQKQAALGVKHAQLGLRNAELSLQLSQAAMRGDDAERDRKEKELEKVQAALEKEQDALNDEQEALGKEQEKLGEQQEKLGEQQEKLGEQQEKLAHESQKKVKALIDDAITKGLAEPVGS, from the coding sequence ATGGGCACTCACGGGCTGATGGACCTGGGCTGGGGACTCTCCTTGATGGAGGGACTGTGGCGGGCCTCGTGGCAGGGGGCGCTCTGTGCGGCGCTCGTCTGGGCGCTGACGCGCGCGGTGCCGCGCATGCCCCCGTCCCTGCGCGCGGGGCTGTGGTGGCTCGTCTCGCTCAAGTTCGTGCTGTCCCTGGGCGTGCTCAGCCCGGTGGCGCTGCCGCTGCTGCCCGCGCCTGCGCCCGCTCCTCTAGAGGTGGGGGCCGCGCCGCTGCCGGAGGGTGAGCCCGTCTCCTGGGTGTCCCTGGGCGGCGCGAGCGCCTCGGCTCCTCGGGAGCGTCCGGTGCCGTGGCGGCAGGTGGGCATGGCGGCCCTGCTGGCGGTGTGGGGGATGGGCATCGCCTGGCAGCTTCGCGGACACGTGCGGGCCTGGGCCTCCGTGCGCCGCCTCCGTCTGCGCGCGCTGCCGCTGCGAGACGAGGAACTGGAGGACGTCGTCCGGGAGCTGTCGCTCGAGGCGGGCCTGCGGCGCGTGCCGCGGCTGCTGGTGTCCAGCGAGGTGGCGAGCCCGCTCGCCACGGGGTTGCTGTCGCCGGTGGTGGTGCTGCCCGCCAGGGCGGTCCAGCGCCTGGATGCGGACGCGCTGCGGATGGCGCTGGCGCATGAGCTGGCCCACTTCCAGCGGCGGGATTTGTGGCTCGGCTGGGTGCCGGCTGTCGCCGAGACGCTCCTCTTCTTCCACCCGCTCGTGCGCAAGGCCGCCCGGGAGTACGCGCTGGCCCGCGAGGAGGCCTGTGACGCCGAGGCCCTGCGCCTGACGGGCGCCGAGCCCGGGGACTACGGGCAGCTGCTCCTCGCCTTTGGTGTCACCCGTTCTCACGGAACCGCCGCGGCGCTCGGCGCTTCCGCCCACCTTCACGCGTTGCACAGGAGGTTGACCATGTTGGAGCACGTCGATGTCTCGACTCCCCGAGGCCGGGCGCCGCTGAGAGCGGCCCTGCTCGTCCTCGGCGCCGCGGTGCTGGTGCCATTCCAGGTGGTGGCACGAGAGCCACCTGCCTCCCCCCCCGCGCCCACGGTGCCTGCCGTGCCTGCCGTGCCGAAGGTAGCAGCGACTCCCAAGGTGGCTGCCGTGCCGGCCACGCCCCCAGCTCCGGCGTCCGTAGGCGCGAAGGTGTCGCCTCCTCCCCCAGTGGCTCCCAGGGTCGCGGCTCCTCCCGCGCCTCCTGCTCCCGTGGTGGCGCCCCTGGCTCCGGTCGCCCCGGTGCCTCCCGCGACACCGATGCTGGCCATGTCGGACGATGACGACGATGACCACGACGATGACGTGGATGGCTACGTCCTCGTCTCGGGCGACCACGTGATGATGTCGGGCTCGACGTCGGACCTCCGCCGCGCCAGGTCGATGCGCACCGGCGGCAAGGACGTCCTCTTCATCCGGCGAGGCGACAAGGCCTACCTGATCCGGGACCCCAAGATGCTGGAGCAGGTGCGCGCCACCTTCGAGCCGCAGACGAAGCTGGGGCAGCAGCAGGCGGAGCTCGGGAAGAAGCAGGCCGAGCTGGGCGCGAAGCAGGCGGAGTTCGGGCAGAAGCAGGCGGCCCTGGGCGTGAAGCACGCTCAGCTGGGGTTGAGGAATGCCGAGCTGAGCCTCCAGCTCTCTCAGGCGGCGATGCGGGGCGACGATGCGGAGCGCGACCGCAAGGAGAAGGAGCTGGAGAAGGTCCAGGCCGCGCTGGAGAAGGAGCAGGACGCGCTGAATGACGAGCAGGAGGCGCTCGGCAAGGAGCAGGAGAAGCTCGGCGAGCAGCAGGAGAAGCTCGGCGAGCAGCAGGAGAAGCTCGGCGAGCAGCAGGAGAAGCTCGCGCACGAGAGCCAGAAGAAGGTGAAGGCGCTCATCGACGACGCCATCACCAAGGGGCTCGCCGAGCCGGTGGGCTCCTGA
- a CDS encoding cupin domain-containing protein has protein sequence MQASAAKAAGREGKMIVYTPGPVRDTSRFVSLGAPENLGGKTLEGKPEIFAQVDFKEGAMTAGLFMATRGKVEVTFPFTEHATILEGEVIITDESGQSHTYRPGDSYFIRQGQVVLWDVKGERVIKSFFNIVQGG, from the coding sequence ATGCAAGCGAGTGCAGCCAAGGCAGCGGGGCGTGAGGGGAAGATGATCGTGTACACGCCCGGACCCGTTCGAGACACCTCGCGGTTCGTGTCGCTGGGAGCTCCGGAGAACCTGGGCGGAAAGACGCTGGAGGGCAAGCCGGAGATCTTCGCCCAGGTCGACTTCAAGGAGGGAGCCATGACGGCCGGCCTCTTCATGGCGACCCGGGGAAAGGTGGAGGTCACCTTCCCCTTCACCGAGCACGCCACCATCCTGGAGGGCGAGGTCATCATCACCGACGAGAGCGGGCAGAGCCACACCTACCGGCCCGGGGACAGCTACTTCATCCGCCAGGGCCAGGTCGTCCTCTGGGACGTGAAGGGCGAGCGCGTCATCAAGTCCTTCTTCAACATCGTCCAGGGCGGATAG
- a CDS encoding aldehyde dehydrogenase family protein produces MTLAVAPTSTPISSMDSLVRRLKEGAHSWVKVTLGERIALLEELRRGYHAIAAPSVQAACEAKGIPPGSPIAGEEWLAGPLVVLRNLRLLVESLKDIQRHGAPRIPSSALRTLEDGRLSARLYPADLLDSMLLMGHVGEVYFQPGVTAENLREHQASFYRRPHEGRLCAVLGAGNVNSIPPADCLYKLFVEGTACVLKMNPVNAYLGPFLEQAFAPLARRNVFAVVYGGAEEGSALVNHPDVDEVHITGSDKTHDMLMWGPPGPESDARRARNEPLLRKLITSELGNISPVVVVPGPYSDGEVRFQGGNIAGMVANNASFNCNSAKLLVQPRDWGRRGQVVDAVQTALGRTSVRRAWYPGAEQRWKQFTEGRKGLRLVGTPGQGELAFALVPDVDPFQAEDRVFTQEPWCTVLSETGLPGADDPVAFLEQVVPFLNDKVWGTLCATLVVHPKSLKDPAVSAAVEKAIRELRYGAVAVNTWPAAVFALGVLPWGGHPSSTPQDIQSGLGWVHNTKMLESIEKAVLRAPLTSFPPSPWMPGHRGVATLGRRLADFEMAPSWLRIPAIAAAAMRA; encoded by the coding sequence ATGACCCTTGCCGTCGCTCCCACGTCCACGCCCATCTCGTCGATGGACTCGCTGGTGCGCCGCCTCAAGGAGGGCGCCCACTCCTGGGTGAAGGTGACGCTCGGCGAGCGCATCGCGTTGCTGGAGGAGCTGCGACGCGGCTACCACGCCATCGCCGCGCCCAGCGTCCAGGCCGCCTGTGAGGCCAAGGGCATCCCGCCCGGCAGCCCCATCGCCGGCGAGGAGTGGCTGGCCGGGCCGCTCGTCGTGCTGCGCAACCTGCGCCTCCTCGTCGAGTCCCTGAAGGACATCCAGCGCCACGGCGCGCCGCGCATCCCCTCCTCGGCGCTGCGCACGCTCGAGGACGGGCGGCTGAGCGCGCGCCTGTACCCGGCCGACCTGCTGGACTCGATGCTGCTCATGGGCCACGTGGGCGAGGTGTACTTCCAGCCCGGGGTGACGGCCGAAAACCTCCGCGAGCACCAGGCCTCCTTCTACCGCCGCCCCCACGAGGGCCGCCTGTGCGCCGTGCTGGGCGCGGGCAACGTCAACTCCATTCCTCCCGCGGACTGCCTCTACAAGCTCTTCGTCGAGGGCACGGCGTGCGTGCTCAAGATGAACCCGGTGAACGCCTACCTGGGGCCCTTCCTGGAGCAGGCCTTCGCGCCGCTGGCCCGCCGCAACGTGTTCGCCGTCGTCTACGGCGGCGCGGAGGAGGGCTCGGCGCTCGTCAACCACCCGGACGTGGACGAGGTGCACATCACCGGCAGCGACAAGACGCACGACATGCTGATGTGGGGGCCGCCCGGCCCCGAGTCCGACGCCCGCCGCGCGCGCAACGAGCCGCTGCTCAGGAAGCTCATCACGAGCGAGCTGGGCAACATCTCCCCCGTCGTCGTGGTGCCGGGGCCCTACAGCGACGGCGAGGTGCGCTTCCAGGGCGGCAACATCGCCGGCATGGTGGCCAACAACGCCTCCTTCAACTGCAACTCCGCCAAGCTGCTGGTGCAGCCGCGCGACTGGGGGCGCCGTGGGCAGGTGGTGGACGCGGTGCAGACGGCGCTGGGCCGCACCAGCGTGCGCCGCGCCTGGTACCCGGGGGCCGAGCAGCGCTGGAAGCAGTTCACCGAGGGCCGCAAGGGCCTGCGCCTGGTGGGGACGCCGGGGCAGGGGGAGCTGGCCTTCGCCCTGGTGCCGGACGTGGATCCGTTCCAGGCGGAGGACCGCGTCTTCACCCAGGAGCCCTGGTGCACCGTGCTCTCCGAGACGGGCCTGCCGGGCGCCGATGATCCGGTGGCCTTCCTGGAGCAGGTGGTGCCGTTCCTCAACGACAAGGTGTGGGGCACCCTGTGCGCCACGCTCGTGGTGCACCCGAAGTCGCTGAAGGATCCGGCGGTGAGCGCGGCGGTGGAGAAGGCCATCCGCGAGCTGCGCTACGGCGCGGTGGCCGTGAACACCTGGCCCGCCGCCGTCTTCGCCCTGGGCGTCCTGCCGTGGGGCGGCCACCCGTCCTCCACGCCCCAGGACATCCAGAGCGGCCTGGGCTGGGTGCACAACACCAAGATGCTGGAGAGCATCGAGAAGGCCGTGCTCCGGGCGCCGCTGACCAGCTTCCCGCCCTCTCCGTGGATGCCCGGCCACCGGGGCGTGGCCACGCTGGGGCGCAGGCTCGCGGACTTCGAGATGGCCCCCTCCTGGCTCAGGATTCCGGCCATCGCCGCTGCCGCCATGCGCGCCTGA
- a CDS encoding glutathione S-transferase family protein: MLKLYQFHPSGNCYKVRLLLHQLGIPFETVETDLMVGATRTPEFKAKNPIARVPALELEPGVFLAESNAILWYFAEGTPFIPSDKLERARMLQWMFFEQYSHEPYVAVARAWLSFFGIPPGKERELEERIQKGYAALDVMEGELQKRPYFAGNQYSLADIALYAYTHVAEEGRFDLSRYSAIRAWFERVQSQPKHIRITDMAPAAAR, from the coding sequence ATGCTCAAGCTCTACCAGTTCCACCCGTCGGGTAACTGTTACAAGGTCCGCCTGCTGCTGCACCAGCTCGGCATCCCGTTCGAGACCGTCGAGACGGACCTCATGGTCGGCGCCACCCGGACGCCGGAGTTCAAGGCGAAGAACCCCATCGCCCGTGTCCCCGCCCTGGAGCTGGAGCCGGGCGTCTTCCTCGCCGAGTCCAACGCCATCCTCTGGTACTTCGCCGAGGGCACGCCGTTCATCCCCTCGGACAAGCTGGAGCGGGCGCGGATGCTCCAGTGGATGTTCTTCGAGCAGTACAGCCACGAGCCGTACGTCGCGGTGGCGCGCGCGTGGCTCTCCTTCTTCGGCATTCCTCCCGGCAAGGAGCGCGAGCTCGAGGAGCGCATCCAGAAGGGCTATGCCGCCCTGGACGTCATGGAGGGCGAGCTCCAGAAGCGCCCGTACTTCGCGGGCAACCAGTACAGCCTCGCGGACATCGCCCTGTACGCGTACACCCACGTGGCCGAGGAGGGCCGGTTCGACCTGAGCCGCTACTCCGCCATCCGCGCCTGGTTCGAGCGCGTCCAGTCCCAGCCGAAGCACATCCGCATCACCGACATGGCCCCCGCCGCTGCTCGCTAG
- a CDS encoding NAD-binding protein: MRIVIAGGGRVGSVLAARLVAEQHTVTVIERDSTTCTRIFEEVGAVTVCGDATNPQVLESAGIATADVAAAVLARDPENLAFAMLVRSMSSARVMVRMLDTSYRDAYRLAGVKELVAEAEVVVAKMSTAIDFPQVAGSLPLAGGDALLFELAIPQHALVAGKTVAQVRALEGFPRESLFIGVVDPGGQTVVPDGSTVLKAAHTVILVARRTQLAQVVEFLTAEPATNASLTPLTQALRKVDFLAPLSDQELAAVARGAEFLQRPAGTEIFKKGDPGESFFVVLAGEVRMLGDGGQQLGTITPGGFFGELALLTGEPRMATAVTGSACELAVVGREDFRSVVMGSPAVALEMSRILGQRLSRAQGVPAPSPHKRKGFFGR; the protein is encoded by the coding sequence ATGAGGATCGTCATCGCGGGCGGAGGGCGGGTGGGCTCGGTGCTGGCCGCGCGGCTGGTGGCCGAGCAGCACACCGTGACGGTCATCGAGCGGGACTCCACCACCTGCACCCGCATCTTCGAGGAGGTGGGGGCGGTGACGGTGTGTGGGGACGCCACCAACCCGCAGGTGCTGGAGTCAGCGGGCATCGCCACGGCGGACGTGGCCGCGGCGGTGCTGGCGAGGGATCCGGAGAACCTGGCCTTCGCCATGCTGGTGCGCAGCATGTCCTCTGCGCGGGTGATGGTGCGCATGCTGGACACGAGCTACCGCGATGCCTACCGCCTGGCGGGGGTGAAGGAGCTGGTGGCCGAGGCGGAGGTGGTGGTGGCGAAGATGTCCACGGCCATCGACTTCCCGCAGGTGGCGGGCTCGCTGCCGCTGGCGGGCGGAGACGCGCTGCTGTTCGAGCTGGCCATCCCGCAGCACGCGCTGGTGGCGGGCAAGACGGTGGCGCAGGTGCGGGCGCTGGAGGGCTTTCCGCGCGAGAGCCTCTTCATCGGCGTGGTGGATCCCGGGGGGCAGACGGTGGTGCCGGACGGGAGCACGGTGCTGAAGGCGGCGCACACGGTCATCCTCGTGGCGCGGCGCACGCAGCTGGCGCAGGTGGTGGAGTTCCTCACGGCCGAGCCGGCGACGAACGCGAGCCTGACGCCGCTCACGCAGGCGCTGCGCAAGGTGGACTTCCTGGCGCCGCTGAGCGACCAGGAGCTGGCGGCGGTGGCGCGCGGCGCGGAGTTCCTGCAGCGGCCGGCGGGCACGGAGATCTTCAAGAAGGGCGATCCGGGCGAGAGCTTCTTCGTGGTGCTGGCGGGCGAGGTGCGGATGCTGGGGGATGGGGGACAGCAGCTGGGGACGATCACCCCGGGGGGCTTCTTCGGCGAGCTGGCCCTGCTGACGGGCGAGCCGCGCATGGCCACGGCGGTGACGGGCAGCGCGTGCGAGCTGGCGGTGGTGGGCCGCGAGGACTTCCGCAGCGTGGTGATGGGCAGCCCGGCGGTGGCGCTGGAGATGAGCCGCATCCTCGGCCAGCGGCTCTCGCGCGCCCAGGGCGTCCCGGCCCCGTCTCCCCACAAGCGCAAGGGCTTCTTCGGGCGGTAG
- a CDS encoding cation:proton antiporter, with product MPIVIGLMVVAIVVAIAAKRARIPYNVALVVGGLLIAVGNLLPGVPPLKPEVVFLVCLPALLFEGGITADLGNVRSNAVPITLLATLGMVLAIGATGAALHELLALGWGPALLLGAILSVTDTVSILYAFRRAPVPQRLSGIMQGESLFNDGTALVAYAAIAAVVAGGQTPSLGLLGGRVVLASVGGGVIGLALGLVASFVIRRTEDPLAEIMATTALAFASFVAAEQVHLSGAIAAVTAGLTVGVALRRDVSPQSQVAIHTFWEYAAFGVNTFLFLSVGLTTRPEVLLDHLPETGIAFACVFVGRAVGIYLPFLLLRWLRPAASVPVRWQHVFLIGNIKGALSIGLVLGLPDNTPSRELLVATAFGVTFFSLVGQGLLLSKALRAMGLIEQDPVALDVAEQQARLISSRAAHHELELLHSQGLVPRAAYEHLRSDYQVNIARAERELRRLNEQHLAQSARNLITVRRRLIDSERTALLAARRNGLIPESTADALLARLDERTLELEHALQGRADGATPEGGRKHP from the coding sequence ATGCCCATCGTCATCGGCCTGATGGTCGTGGCCATCGTCGTGGCCATCGCCGCCAAGCGCGCGCGGATTCCCTACAACGTGGCGCTGGTGGTGGGAGGCCTGCTCATCGCCGTGGGGAACCTGCTGCCGGGCGTTCCTCCCCTGAAGCCGGAGGTGGTGTTCCTCGTCTGCCTGCCGGCGCTGCTCTTCGAGGGCGGCATCACCGCGGACCTGGGCAACGTGCGCTCCAACGCGGTGCCCATCACCCTGCTGGCCACGCTGGGGATGGTGCTGGCCATCGGCGCCACGGGGGCAGCGCTGCACGAGCTGCTGGCGCTGGGGTGGGGGCCGGCGCTGCTGCTGGGCGCCATCCTCTCCGTCACGGACACCGTCTCCATCCTCTATGCGTTCCGCCGCGCGCCGGTGCCCCAGCGGCTCAGCGGCATCATGCAGGGCGAGAGCCTCTTCAATGACGGCACCGCGCTGGTGGCCTACGCGGCCATCGCGGCGGTGGTGGCCGGCGGGCAGACGCCCTCGCTGGGGCTGCTGGGCGGGCGGGTGGTGCTCGCCAGCGTGGGCGGGGGCGTCATCGGGCTGGCGCTGGGGCTGGTGGCCAGCTTCGTCATCCGCCGTACCGAGGATCCGCTGGCGGAGATCATGGCGACGACGGCGCTGGCCTTCGCCTCCTTCGTCGCGGCCGAGCAGGTGCACCTGTCCGGAGCCATCGCCGCGGTCACCGCGGGCCTCACGGTGGGCGTGGCGCTGCGCAGGGACGTGTCCCCGCAGAGCCAGGTGGCCATCCACACCTTCTGGGAGTACGCCGCCTTCGGGGTGAACACCTTCCTGTTCCTCTCGGTGGGGCTCACCACGCGGCCCGAGGTGCTGCTGGATCACCTGCCCGAGACGGGCATCGCGTTCGCGTGCGTGTTCGTCGGGCGGGCGGTGGGCATCTACCTGCCCTTCCTGCTGCTGCGCTGGCTGCGCCCGGCGGCCTCCGTGCCCGTACGCTGGCAGCACGTCTTCCTGATCGGCAACATCAAGGGAGCGCTCTCCATCGGTCTGGTGCTGGGGTTGCCGGACAACACGCCCTCGCGAGAGCTGCTGGTGGCCACCGCCTTCGGCGTCACCTTCTTCTCGCTGGTGGGCCAGGGGCTGCTGCTGAGCAAGGCGCTGCGGGCCATGGGGCTCATCGAGCAGGATCCGGTGGCGCTCGACGTGGCGGAGCAGCAGGCGCGGCTCATCTCCAGCCGGGCGGCGCACCATGAGCTGGAGCTGCTGCACTCGCAGGGGCTGGTGCCTCGGGCGGCGTACGAGCACCTGCGCAGCGACTACCAGGTGAACATCGCGCGCGCGGAGCGGGAGCTGCGGCGGCTCAACGAGCAGCACCTGGCGCAGAGCGCTCGGAACCTCATCACCGTGCGCCGGCGCCTCATCGACTCGGAGCGGACGGCGCTGCTGGCGGCGCGGCGCAACGGGCTCATCCCGGAGAGCACGGCGGACGCGCTGCTGGCGCGGCTCGACGAGCGCACGCTGGAGCTGGAGCACGCACTGCAGGGCCGGGCGGACGGCGCCACCCCGGAGGGAGGGAGGAAGCACCCATGA
- a CDS encoding Ig-like domain-containing protein: MLTSLRTAAILMGMCGLLSACGDRLEQGSPPQGGRASQERGSGARASSSGRLLRAQVNGLANRYIVVFNDTSGPRASPTEVRQASSALTAAYGGSVRRVFSHALKGFSVSMTEAEALRMSEDPRVRYVEQERLFTLQGVQYGPTWGLDRIDQRVTDLDQVYRYEYTGAGVHVYVLDTGLRDTHVEFKGRVGAGFTSIEDGLGTYDCHGHGTHVAGSAGGTIYGVAKGVTLHPVRVVDCTGNGTNEQVLAGIDWVTANHVSPAVVNMSLTTDVTPSVDEAVSQSIAAGITYVVGAGNDSRDACQNTPARVPEAITVGSSNTLDIVSFFSNFGECLDIFAPGEDITSAWPTSDTATHATSGTSMATPHVAGAAALYLEGHPTATPADVARELTARGTHNMLIGAEGSPNVLLHSACMGSGDSSPPRVTLTAPAEGATLSGIVTLSATATDDVSVSKVEFYIDGALLGSDATAPYELTWNSNEVGNGTATLTARAFDSGCNSQDSSVTVTFQNTGKAAYDATLRAPVCDAPSSQCDTGNLLFGRGSLGPEQHAPNTLFDSCADGEGGMYQFDPSIEQLKIIRDDGTLLAGGKQVRIEATVFSGFDSPRERVDIYSAPDALNPVWTHVASLKPLDLGPNALNTTITLPQGSLQAIRAVHRYGGTASPCTGGTLDDTDDLVFTVVHETDTQPPTAAVTSPLAGATLSKSVTLNATASDNFGVVRVEFYVGDTLLGSDDIAGYSLPWDTRTVANGTHVLTVRAYDAAGFVGVSPGVSVTVHNDVTPPLVAFTAPATGANLSGVVSVTATASDDVGVSRVELWVGGTRLGSDNTVPYSFSWNTRQVHNGDHLLVLKAFDAVGNVATVERPVGTSNDFTAPAVTLTSPSGGTTMTGTVTLTADSSDNVAVTRVEFYVGTAMVGSDSTAPYTYSLNTRTVANGVKQLTVRARDAVGNVGTSEPVEVMFDNDLTAPESAITSPTAGSTLTGIVQIEAEASDDRGVVARVEFYVGSTLLGTDTTAPYSVSWDTTKAAVGAYQLKTRAVDAANNSKFGANVQVTVVR; the protein is encoded by the coding sequence ATGCTCACGTCGCTGCGTACCGCCGCCATCCTCATGGGGATGTGCGGCCTTCTCTCCGCCTGCGGAGACCGCCTCGAACAGGGCTCACCGCCCCAGGGAGGACGAGCATCCCAGGAGCGAGGGTCAGGCGCGCGGGCTTCCTCATCGGGCCGGCTGCTGCGCGCGCAGGTGAACGGCCTGGCCAATCGCTACATCGTCGTCTTCAACGACACGAGCGGCCCGCGGGCCTCGCCCACCGAGGTCCGCCAGGCCTCCTCCGCGCTGACCGCGGCGTACGGCGGCTCGGTGCGGCGCGTGTTCTCGCACGCGCTCAAGGGCTTCTCGGTCTCCATGACGGAGGCCGAGGCGCTGCGCATGAGCGAGGATCCGCGGGTGCGCTACGTCGAGCAGGAGCGCCTCTTCACCCTCCAGGGCGTGCAGTACGGCCCCACCTGGGGGCTGGATCGCATCGACCAGCGCGTCACCGACCTGGACCAGGTCTACCGCTACGAGTACACGGGCGCCGGCGTGCACGTGTACGTGCTCGACACGGGCCTGCGGGACACCCACGTCGAGTTCAAGGGCCGGGTGGGCGCTGGCTTCACCTCCATCGAGGATGGGCTGGGCACCTATGACTGCCACGGCCACGGCACCCACGTGGCGGGCTCGGCGGGCGGCACCATCTACGGTGTCGCCAAGGGCGTGACGCTCCACCCGGTGCGGGTGGTGGACTGCACGGGCAACGGCACCAACGAGCAGGTGCTCGCCGGCATCGACTGGGTCACCGCCAATCACGTCTCGCCCGCGGTGGTGAACATGAGCCTCACCACCGACGTGACCCCCTCGGTGGACGAGGCCGTGAGCCAGTCCATCGCGGCGGGCATCACCTACGTGGTGGGAGCGGGCAATGACTCGCGAGACGCGTGCCAGAACACGCCCGCCCGCGTCCCCGAGGCCATCACCGTCGGCTCCTCGAACACGCTGGACATCGTGTCCTTCTTCTCCAACTTCGGCGAGTGCCTGGACATCTTCGCCCCGGGAGAGGACATCACCTCCGCGTGGCCCACGAGCGACACCGCGACGCATGCCACCAGCGGCACCTCCATGGCGACTCCGCACGTGGCGGGAGCCGCCGCGCTCTACCTGGAGGGACACCCCACCGCGACGCCCGCCGACGTGGCCCGCGAGCTGACGGCGCGCGGCACCCACAACATGCTCATCGGCGCCGAGGGCTCGCCGAACGTGCTCCTGCACTCGGCCTGCATGGGCTCGGGCGACTCCTCGCCGCCACGCGTCACCCTCACGGCTCCGGCCGAAGGCGCCACGCTCAGCGGCATCGTGACGCTCTCCGCCACCGCGACCGACGACGTGAGCGTCTCCAAGGTGGAGTTCTACATCGACGGGGCGCTCCTGGGCTCCGACGCGACCGCGCCCTACGAGCTCACCTGGAACAGCAATGAAGTGGGCAATGGCACCGCCACCCTCACCGCGCGGGCCTTCGACAGCGGGTGCAACAGCCAGGACTCCTCCGTGACGGTCACCTTCCAGAACACGGGCAAGGCGGCCTACGACGCGACCCTGCGCGCTCCCGTCTGCGACGCGCCCAGCAGCCAGTGCGACACGGGGAACCTGCTCTTCGGCCGCGGGAGCCTCGGCCCCGAGCAGCACGCCCCCAACACGCTGTTCGACTCCTGCGCGGATGGCGAGGGGGGCATGTACCAGTTCGATCCCTCGATCGAGCAGCTGAAGATCATCCGGGATGACGGCACCCTGCTGGCGGGGGGCAAGCAGGTGCGCATCGAGGCCACGGTCTTCTCGGGCTTCGACAGCCCCCGGGAGCGGGTGGACATCTACTCCGCGCCCGACGCGCTCAACCCGGTGTGGACGCACGTCGCCTCGCTCAAGCCCCTGGACCTGGGCCCCAACGCGCTGAACACGACCATCACCCTGCCCCAGGGCAGCCTGCAGGCGATCCGGGCCGTCCACCGCTATGGCGGCACGGCCTCGCCCTGCACGGGCGGCACCCTGGACGACACGGACGATCTCGTCTTCACCGTGGTGCATGAGACGGACACCCAGCCGCCCACCGCTGCGGTGACGTCCCCGCTGGCGGGGGCGACGCTCTCGAAGAGCGTCACGCTCAACGCCACGGCGAGCGACAACTTCGGCGTCGTCCGGGTCGAGTTCTACGTCGGAGACACGCTGCTGGGGTCGGACGACATCGCGGGCTACAGCCTGCCGTGGGACACGCGCACGGTGGCCAACGGCACCCACGTGCTGACGGTGCGGGCGTATGACGCGGCCGGCTTCGTCGGCGTCTCGCCGGGGGTGAGCGTGACGGTCCACAACGACGTGACGCCGCCCCTCGTCGCCTTCACCGCTCCGGCCACGGGCGCCAACCTCTCGGGTGTCGTCTCCGTCACCGCGACGGCGAGCGATGACGTCGGCGTCAGCCGCGTGGAGCTCTGGGTGGGGGGCACGCGGCTGGGTTCCGACAACACCGTGCCCTACTCCTTCTCGTGGAACACGCGCCAGGTGCACAACGGAGACCACCTCCTCGTCCTGAAGGCGTTCGATGCCGTGGGCAACGTCGCCACCGTGGAGCGGCCGGTGGGCACCAGCAACGACTTCACCGCGCCCGCCGTGACGCTCACGAGCCCGAGCGGGGGCACGACGATGACCGGGACCGTCACCCTCACCGCCGACTCCAGCGACAACGTGGCCGTCACCCGCGTGGAGTTCTACGTCGGCACCGCCATGGTGGGCAGTGACTCCACGGCGCCGTACACCTACAGCCTCAACACGCGCACCGTGGCCAACGGGGTGAAGCAGCTCACCGTGAGGGCCCGGGATGCGGTGGGCAACGTGGGCACCTCGGAGCCCGTGGAGGTGATGTTCGACAACGATCTCACCGCGCCCGAGAGCGCCATCACCTCGCCCACCGCTGGCTCCACGCTCACCGGCATCGTGCAGATCGAAGCCGAGGCGAGCGATGACCGGGGTGTCGTCGCGAGGGTCGAGTTCTACGTGGGCAGCACCCTGCTGGGGACCGACACCACCGCGCCCTACAGCGTGAGCTGGGACACGACGAAGGCCGCCGTGGGGGCCTACCAGCTCAAGACGCGTGCCGTGGATGCGGCCAACAACTCCAAGTTCGGCGCCAACGTCCAGGTGACGGTGGTGCGCTGA